Proteins from one Mycobacterium sp. EPa45 genomic window:
- the dnaA gene encoding chromosomal replication initiator protein DnaA, whose protein sequence is MTDDPGSAFATVWSSVVAELNGDGTADSRLSNGTGGDAPLTPQQRAWLKLVQPLTIAEGFALLSVPSSFVQNEIERHLRTQIVDALSRRLGQRIELGVRIAPPALEDDDEPAAAEPAVVDSDLDEVDEDREALASAHETWPSYFIERPRSNPSAEAPGISLNRRYTFDTFVIGASNRFAHAAALAIAEAPARAYNPLFIWGESGLGKTHLLHAAGNYAQRLFPGMRVKYVSTEEFTNDFINSLRDDRKVAFKRSYRDIDVLLVDDIQFIEGKEGIQEEFFHTFNTLHNANKQIVISSDRPPKQLATLEDRLRTRFEWGLITDVQPPELETRIAILRKKAQMERLDVPDDVLELIASSIERNIRELEGALIRVTAFASLNKTPIDKSLAEIVLRDLIADAGTMQISTAAIMAATAEYFDTTVEELRGPGKTRALAQSRQIAMYLCRELTDLSLPKIGQAFGRDHTTVMYAEKKIRGEMAHRREVFDHVKELTTRIRQRSKR, encoded by the coding sequence TTGACCGATGATCCCGGTTCAGCGTTCGCCACGGTGTGGAGCTCGGTTGTCGCCGAGCTCAACGGCGACGGAACTGCGGACTCGCGCCTCAGTAACGGAACTGGCGGCGACGCGCCGCTGACTCCGCAGCAACGCGCATGGCTGAAGTTGGTTCAACCGCTCACCATCGCCGAGGGCTTCGCGCTTCTGTCCGTGCCGAGCAGCTTCGTGCAGAACGAGATCGAACGTCATCTGCGGACCCAGATCGTCGACGCACTGAGCCGCCGGCTCGGGCAGCGGATCGAACTCGGGGTACGAATCGCGCCGCCGGCTCTCGAGGACGATGACGAACCCGCCGCAGCCGAGCCTGCTGTCGTCGACTCCGATCTCGACGAAGTCGACGAAGACCGCGAGGCACTGGCCAGTGCTCACGAGACCTGGCCGAGTTACTTCATCGAGCGGCCCCGCAGTAACCCGTCCGCCGAAGCGCCCGGCATCAGCCTCAACCGCCGCTACACCTTCGACACCTTCGTCATCGGAGCGTCGAACCGGTTCGCCCACGCCGCCGCCCTGGCCATCGCCGAAGCGCCGGCCCGCGCGTACAACCCGTTGTTCATCTGGGGTGAGTCCGGTCTGGGCAAGACGCATCTACTGCATGCCGCCGGCAATTACGCGCAACGGCTGTTTCCGGGCATGCGGGTGAAATACGTCTCGACCGAAGAGTTCACCAACGACTTCATCAACTCCCTGCGCGACGACCGCAAGGTCGCGTTCAAGCGCAGCTACCGCGACATCGACGTCCTGCTGGTCGACGACATCCAGTTCATCGAAGGCAAGGAAGGTATCCAGGAAGAGTTCTTCCATACCTTCAATACGCTGCACAACGCCAACAAGCAGATCGTGATCTCCTCCGACCGGCCGCCCAAACAGCTGGCCACGCTCGAAGACCGACTACGCACCAGGTTCGAGTGGGGACTGATCACCGACGTTCAGCCGCCCGAGCTGGAAACCCGCATCGCGATCTTGCGTAAGAAGGCGCAGATGGAGCGGCTCGACGTTCCTGATGACGTCCTGGAACTCATCGCCAGCAGCATCGAGCGCAATATCCGCGAGCTCGAGGGCGCGCTCATCCGGGTCACCGCGTTCGCCTCGCTGAACAAGACGCCGATCGACAAGTCACTCGCCGAGATCGTTCTGCGCGATCTGATCGCCGACGCAGGCACGATGCAGATCAGCACCGCGGCGATCATGGCCGCAACCGCCGAATACTTCGACACCACCGTCGAGGAATTGCGCGGGCCCGGCAAGACTCGCGCGCTGGCCCAGTCACGGCAGATCGCCATGTACCTGTGCCGGGAACTCACCGACTTGTCACTGCCCAAGATCGGGCAGGCCTTTGGCCGCGATCACACCACGGTCATGTACGCCGAGAAGAAGATTCGCGGTGAAATGGCCCATCGGCGTGAGGTGTTCGATCACGTCAAGGAACTCACCACGCGGATTCGCCAGCGTTCCAAGCGCTGA
- the dnaN gene encoding DNA polymerase III subunit beta, which produces MATTTVGSDLKFRLVREDFADAVAWVARNLPTRPTVPVLAGVLLTGTDEGLVISGFDYEVSAEVRVPAEIASPGSVLVSGRLLSDITRALPAKPVDVSAEGTRVALSCGSARFSLPTMAVEDYPALPELPEETGVISADLFGEAIGQVAVAAGRDDTLPMLTGIRVEISGETVVLAATDRFRLAVRELTWSTSSPSLEAAVLVPAKTLAEAAKAGTSGSEVHLALGAGSAVGKEGLLGIRSGGKRSTTRLLDAEFPKFRQLLPAEHTAVATIGVGELTDAIKRVALVADRGAQVRMEFGDGVLHLSAGADDVGRAEEDLPVEFAGEPLTIAFNPTYLTDGLGSLHSDRVTFGFTTPSRPAVLRPADGEQQVDGTGPFPAAATDYVYLLMPVRLPG; this is translated from the coding sequence GTGGCAACGACGACGGTTGGCTCCGACCTGAAGTTCCGCCTGGTGCGGGAGGACTTCGCCGACGCGGTGGCCTGGGTTGCCCGTAACCTTCCGACCCGGCCGACGGTGCCGGTGCTGGCAGGCGTGTTGCTCACCGGCACCGACGAGGGCCTGGTCATCTCCGGCTTCGATTACGAAGTGTCGGCCGAAGTGCGCGTTCCCGCCGAAATAGCTTCTCCTGGAAGCGTTTTGGTCTCCGGCCGGTTGTTGTCCGACATCACCAGGGCACTGCCGGCCAAGCCTGTCGACGTCAGCGCCGAAGGCACCCGGGTGGCGCTGAGCTGCGGCAGTGCGCGATTCTCGCTGCCCACCATGGCGGTCGAGGACTATCCGGCGCTGCCGGAATTGCCGGAGGAAACCGGTGTGATCTCCGCCGATCTGTTCGGTGAGGCGATCGGCCAGGTGGCCGTGGCCGCCGGCCGCGACGACACGTTGCCGATGCTCACCGGTATCCGCGTGGAGATTTCCGGTGAGACAGTGGTTTTGGCGGCCACCGACCGGTTCCGGTTGGCCGTGCGTGAACTGACCTGGTCGACGTCCTCCCCCAGCTTGGAAGCCGCGGTGCTGGTGCCGGCCAAGACGCTGGCCGAAGCAGCCAAGGCCGGAACCTCCGGTTCCGAGGTGCACTTGGCGCTGGGGGCCGGATCGGCGGTCGGCAAGGAAGGCCTGCTCGGAATTCGCAGCGGCGGCAAGCGCAGCACCACCCGCCTGCTCGACGCCGAGTTCCCGAAGTTCCGCCAGCTGCTGCCTGCCGAGCACACCGCCGTGGCGACCATCGGCGTCGGCGAGTTGACGGATGCCATCAAACGCGTCGCCCTCGTCGCCGACCGTGGGGCCCAGGTCAGGATGGAATTCGGAGACGGGGTGCTGCATCTGTCGGCCGGTGCCGACGATGTCGGTCGCGCCGAAGAGGACCTGCCCGTGGAATTCGCAGGTGAGCCACTGACCATCGCGTTCAACCCCACCTACCTGACGGACGGCCTGGGCTCGCTGCATTCGGACCGGGTGACATTCGGTTTCACCACACCCAGCCGGCCGGCGGTGTTGCGGCCCGCCGATGGGGAACAGCAGGTGGATGGCACCGGACCGTTCCCCGCCGCTGCGACCGACTACGTATATCTGTTGATGCCGGTCCGGCTTCCCGGCTGA
- the gnd gene encoding phosphogluconate dehydrogenase (NAD(+)-dependent, decarboxylating) has product MQLGLVGLGKMGFNMRQRLREGGHDVIGYDPRPEVSDVPTLAALAEALAAPRVVWVMVPSGPITDDTISSLAEVLSPGDLVVDGGNSKYTEDGPHAELLAAKGISFVDAGVSGGIWGLEEGYGLMVGGSDADVARVMPIFDTLRPAGELADGFVHAGPVGAGHYAKMVHNGIEYGLMMAYAEGYELLAAEPLITDTQAVIQAWTNGTVVRSWLQQLLAKALKEDPAFDAISGYTEDSGEGRWTVEEAIRHRVPMPVIAASLFARFASRQEDSPTMKAVSALRNQFGGHAVKRVSVSG; this is encoded by the coding sequence ATGCAGCTGGGTTTGGTCGGTCTCGGCAAGATGGGTTTCAACATGCGCCAGCGGTTGCGCGAGGGCGGCCATGACGTCATCGGGTACGACCCCAGACCCGAGGTGAGCGATGTCCCGACGCTGGCCGCACTGGCCGAGGCGCTCGCCGCTCCGCGTGTGGTGTGGGTGATGGTGCCGTCGGGACCCATCACCGATGACACGATCAGCTCGCTGGCCGAGGTCCTCAGCCCCGGCGACCTGGTCGTCGACGGCGGCAACTCCAAGTACACCGAAGATGGCCCGCACGCTGAACTGCTTGCCGCAAAAGGAATTTCGTTCGTCGACGCCGGTGTTTCCGGCGGTATCTGGGGTCTGGAAGAAGGCTATGGCCTGATGGTCGGTGGCAGTGACGCCGACGTCGCCCGGGTGATGCCGATCTTCGACACGCTGCGACCGGCTGGAGAGCTGGCCGACGGTTTCGTACACGCCGGCCCGGTCGGTGCGGGTCACTACGCCAAGATGGTGCACAACGGAATCGAGTACGGCCTGATGATGGCCTACGCCGAAGGCTACGAGTTGCTGGCTGCCGAGCCCTTGATCACCGACACGCAGGCCGTGATCCAGGCGTGGACGAACGGTACCGTCGTGCGGTCGTGGTTGCAGCAACTGCTGGCCAAGGCGCTGAAGGAAGATCCCGCATTCGACGCGATCTCGGGATACACGGAGGATTCCGGCGAGGGTCGTTGGACGGTCGAGGAGGCGATCCGTCATCGGGTGCCGATGCCGGTGATCGCAGCATCCTTGTTCGCACGTTTCGCGTCGCGGCAAGAAGACTCGCCAACGATGAAAGCCGTTTCGGCGCTGCGTAATCAATTCGGCGGGCACGCGGTCAAGCGAGTCTCGGTATCGGGATAA
- the recF gene encoding DNA replication/repair protein RecF, with the protein MYVRHLALRDFRSWETVDLELAPGRTVFVGPNGFGKTNLVEALWYCATLGSHRVATDAPLIRAGAERAVVSAIVVNEGRELAVDLEIAAGRANKARLNRSPVRSTREILGAVRAVLFAPEDLALVRGDPGERRRYLDELASVRRPRVAAIRADYDKVLKQRTALLKSAAGARFRGDSGVLETLDVWDGHLAAHGAQLMAARIELTNLLAPEVEKAYQLLAPASRPAAIGYRSSVLDGPDTAYDVEYLEAALLAGLAARRNAELERGMCLVGPHRDDLDLRLGDQPAKGFASHGESWSMALALRLASYELLRTEGSEPVLILDDVFAELDNSRRRALAGVAADAEQVLITAAVGEDIPADWDATRIGISLRDGDDGRMSEVVSP; encoded by the coding sequence ATGTATGTCCGGCACCTGGCGCTCCGCGACTTCCGGTCGTGGGAAACCGTCGATCTCGAATTGGCGCCGGGCCGAACGGTATTCGTCGGACCCAATGGTTTCGGGAAGACCAATCTTGTTGAGGCACTGTGGTATTGCGCGACTCTCGGATCCCACCGGGTCGCCACCGACGCCCCGCTGATCCGGGCCGGGGCCGAGCGTGCGGTCGTGTCGGCCATCGTCGTCAACGAGGGCCGGGAACTGGCCGTCGATCTCGAGATCGCGGCGGGACGGGCCAACAAGGCGCGGTTGAACCGCTCCCCGGTCCGTAGCACCCGCGAAATTCTCGGTGCGGTGCGCGCAGTGCTGTTCGCGCCGGAGGATCTTGCCCTGGTCCGCGGCGACCCCGGCGAACGACGTCGCTACCTCGACGAGCTCGCCTCTGTCCGCCGCCCGCGGGTAGCCGCGATCCGCGCCGACTACGACAAAGTACTCAAGCAGCGCACCGCCTTGTTGAAATCTGCTGCGGGAGCACGGTTCCGGGGCGATTCCGGTGTTCTGGAAACCCTTGACGTGTGGGACGGTCACCTGGCTGCGCACGGCGCGCAGTTGATGGCAGCCCGAATCGAGCTGACCAACCTCCTGGCACCCGAGGTGGAAAAGGCCTATCAACTGCTCGCGCCGGCGTCGCGTCCCGCGGCAATCGGCTACCGCAGCAGCGTCCTCGACGGACCGGACACCGCTTACGACGTCGAGTATCTGGAAGCTGCGCTGCTGGCCGGGCTGGCGGCGCGGCGCAATGCCGAATTGGAACGCGGTATGTGTCTCGTCGGGCCGCACCGCGACGACCTGGATCTGCGACTCGGCGACCAGCCGGCCAAAGGTTTCGCCAGCCACGGCGAATCCTGGTCTATGGCACTGGCATTGCGACTGGCTTCATATGAACTACTGCGCACCGAGGGCAGTGAACCGGTGCTGATTCTCGACGACGTGTTCGCCGAACTGGACAACTCACGCCGCCGTGCGCTGGCCGGTGTGGCGGCCGACGCCGAGCAGGTGCTGATCACCGCGGCCGTCGGTGAAGACATCCCGGCGGACTGGGATGCCACCCGCATCGGCATTTCGTTACGTGACGGCGACGACGGCAGGATGTCGGAGGTGGTGTCACCGTGA
- a CDS encoding DUF721 family protein gives MTDPQDDAAEPAGPPEHLANLAGMDLVRRALEEARGAARSQGKEVGRGRRSPGARRSAERDGRRRWSGPGPDGRDPQPLGTVASELAKSRGWTPKVAEGAVFAQWATVVGEQIAEHAEPTALRDGVLSVTAESTAWATQLRMVQSQLLAKIAAAVGDGVVKSLKITGPVAPSWRKGRLHISGRGPRDTYG, from the coding sequence GTGACCGATCCGCAGGACGACGCAGCGGAGCCGGCCGGTCCGCCCGAGCATCTCGCGAACCTTGCCGGCATGGACCTGGTGCGGCGTGCTCTGGAGGAAGCCCGCGGCGCGGCTCGCAGCCAGGGCAAGGAAGTCGGCCGTGGCCGACGCTCCCCCGGCGCCCGCCGCAGTGCCGAGCGGGACGGCCGCCGCCGCTGGTCGGGACCCGGGCCGGACGGCCGCGACCCGCAGCCTCTCGGAACGGTTGCCAGCGAACTGGCCAAGTCGCGCGGGTGGACACCCAAGGTCGCCGAAGGCGCAGTGTTCGCGCAGTGGGCGACAGTGGTCGGCGAGCAGATCGCCGAGCATGCCGAACCGACGGCGCTGCGTGACGGCGTCCTGAGCGTGACGGCGGAATCGACCGCCTGGGCGACGCAGTTGCGGATGGTGCAGTCACAGCTTCTGGCCAAGATCGCCGCCGCCGTCGGCGACGGCGTGGTGAAGTCACTGAAGATCACCGGACCGGTCGCTCCGTCGTGGCGGAAGGGCAGGCTGCACATCTCCGGGCGCGGACCTCGGGACACCTACGGGTGA
- the gyrB gene encoding DNA topoisomerase (ATP-hydrolyzing) subunit B has product MAAKEQYGADSIKVLEGLEAVRKRPGMYIGSTGERGLHHLVWEVVDNSVDEAMAGFATKVTVRILEDGGVEVTDDGRGIPVAMHSTGIPTIDVVMTVLHAGGKFEEGAYQVSGGLHGVGVSVVNALSSRLEADVRTDGYEWFQTYDHSVPGTLRQGEKTKKTGTTIRFWADPNIFETTTYDFETIARRLQEMAFLNKGLTIELTDERVTPEQVVDEVVSDTAEAPKSAEEKAAEAVAPHKVKHRVFHYPGGLVDFVKHINRTKNAIQPSVIDFDGKGEGHEVEIAMQWNAGYSESVHTFANTINTHEGGTHEEGFRAALTTVVNKYAKDKKLLKDKDPNLTGDDIREGLAAVISVKVSQPQFEGQTKTKLGNTEVKSFVQKICNEQLTHWFEANPTEAKTVVNKAVSSAQARIAARKARELVRRKSATDIGGLPGKLADCRSTDPRLSELYVVEGDSAGGSAKSGRDSMFQAILPLRGKIINVEKARIDRVLKNTEVQAIITALGTGIHDEFDIEKLRYHKIVLMADADVDGQHISTLLLTLLFRFMKPLVENGHIFLAQPPLYKLKWQRSEPEFAYSDRERDGLLETGKAAGKKINVDDGIQRYKGLGEMDAKELWETTMDPSVRVLRQVTLDDAAAADELFSILMGEDVEARRSFITRNAKDVRFLDV; this is encoded by the coding sequence GTGGCTGCCAAAGAACAGTACGGTGCCGACTCGATCAAAGTCCTCGAAGGTCTGGAGGCGGTCCGCAAGCGTCCCGGCATGTACATCGGCTCGACCGGTGAACGAGGCCTTCACCATCTCGTCTGGGAGGTCGTCGACAACTCGGTCGACGAGGCGATGGCGGGTTTCGCCACCAAGGTGACGGTCCGCATCCTGGAGGACGGCGGCGTCGAGGTCACCGACGACGGCCGCGGCATCCCCGTCGCCATGCACTCCACCGGCATCCCCACCATCGATGTGGTCATGACCGTGTTGCACGCCGGCGGCAAGTTCGAAGAAGGCGCCTACCAGGTGTCCGGCGGCCTGCACGGGGTGGGCGTCTCGGTGGTGAACGCGCTCTCGAGCCGGCTCGAAGCCGACGTTCGCACCGACGGCTACGAGTGGTTCCAGACGTACGACCATTCGGTGCCGGGCACTCTTCGGCAGGGTGAGAAGACCAAGAAGACCGGCACCACGATCCGGTTCTGGGCCGACCCCAACATCTTCGAGACCACGACCTACGACTTCGAGACGATCGCGCGCCGCCTGCAGGAGATGGCCTTCCTCAACAAAGGCCTGACCATCGAGCTGACCGATGAGCGGGTCACGCCCGAGCAGGTCGTCGACGAGGTCGTCAGCGACACGGCCGAAGCGCCGAAGTCCGCGGAGGAGAAGGCTGCCGAGGCCGTCGCGCCGCACAAGGTCAAGCACCGGGTGTTCCACTACCCGGGTGGACTGGTCGATTTCGTCAAGCACATCAACCGGACCAAGAACGCGATCCAGCCCAGTGTCATCGACTTCGACGGTAAGGGCGAAGGCCACGAGGTCGAGATCGCGATGCAGTGGAACGCCGGTTATTCGGAATCGGTGCACACCTTCGCCAACACGATCAACACCCACGAAGGCGGCACCCACGAAGAGGGCTTCCGCGCCGCGCTGACCACCGTGGTGAACAAGTACGCCAAAGACAAGAAGCTGCTCAAGGACAAAGATCCGAACCTCACCGGCGACGACATCCGCGAGGGCTTGGCGGCGGTCATCTCGGTGAAGGTCTCGCAGCCGCAGTTCGAGGGTCAGACGAAGACGAAGCTCGGCAATACCGAGGTGAAGTCCTTCGTGCAGAAGATCTGCAACGAGCAGCTGACGCACTGGTTCGAGGCCAACCCGACGGAGGCCAAGACCGTCGTGAACAAAGCGGTGTCGTCGGCGCAGGCGCGTATCGCCGCCCGCAAGGCACGAGAGTTGGTGCGGCGCAAGAGTGCGACCGATATCGGCGGCCTGCCGGGCAAGCTCGCCGATTGCCGTTCCACCGACCCGAGGCTGTCGGAATTGTATGTGGTGGAGGGTGATTCGGCCGGCGGCTCGGCCAAGAGTGGTCGCGACTCGATGTTCCAGGCGATCCTTCCGCTGCGCGGCAAGATCATCAACGTCGAGAAGGCCCGTATCGACCGGGTGCTGAAGAACACCGAAGTGCAGGCGATCATCACTGCGCTGGGAACCGGCATTCACGACGAGTTCGACATCGAGAAGCTGCGCTACCACAAGATCGTCTTGATGGCCGACGCCGACGTTGACGGCCAACACATTTCGACGCTGCTGCTGACGCTGCTGTTCCGGTTCATGAAGCCGCTGGTGGAGAACGGCCACATCTTCCTGGCGCAGCCGCCGCTGTACAAGCTCAAATGGCAGCGCAGCGAACCGGAGTTCGCCTACTCCGACCGCGAACGCGACGGTCTGCTGGAGACGGGCAAGGCGGCCGGCAAGAAGATCAACGTCGACGACGGCATCCAGCGCTACAAGGGTCTGGGTGAGATGGACGCCAAGGAGCTGTGGGAGACCACCATGGACCCGTCGGTTCGCGTGCTGCGTCAGGTCACGCTCGACGACGCCGCCGCGGCCGACGAGCTGTTCTCCATCCTGATGGGCGAAGATGTCGAGGCGCGTCGCAGCTTTATCACCCGCAACGCCAAAGACGTTCGCTTCCTGGATGTTTAG
- the gyrA gene encoding DNA gyrase subunit A — MTDTTLPPGDEAGDRIEPVDIQQEMQRSYIDYAMSVIVGRALPEVRDGLKPVHRRVLYAMFDSGFRPDRGHAKSARSVAETMGNYHPHGDSSIYDTLVRMAQPWSLRYPLVDGQGNFGSPGNDPAAAMRYTEARLTPLAMEMLREIDEETVDFIPNYDGRVQEPTVLPSRFPNLLANGSGGIAVGMATNIPPHNLRELAEAVYWCLENHEADEEATLAACCERVKGPDFPTHGLIVGSSGINDAYTTGRGSIRMRGVVEIEEDSRGRTSIVITELPYQVNHDNFITSIAEQVRDGKLTGISNIEDQSSDRVGLRIVVEIKRDAVAKVVLNNLYKHTQLQTSFGANMLSIVDGVPRTLRLDQMIRYYVNHQLDVIVRRTRYRLRKANERAHILRGLVKALDALDEVIALIRASESADVARVGLMELLDVDEIQAQAILDMQLRRLAALERQRIVDDLAKIEAEIADLEDILAKPERQRAIVRDELKELADKHGDDRRTRIVASDGEVSDEDLIAREDVVVTITETGYAKRTKTDLYRSQKRGGKGVQGAGLKQDDIVKHFFVSSTHDWILFFTTQGRVYRAKAYELPEASRTARGQHVANLLAFQPEERIAQVIQIKSYDDAPYLVLATRNGLVKKSKLTDFDSNRSGGIVAVNLRDGDELVGAVLCSAEDDLLLVSANGQSIRFSATDEALRPMGRATSGVQGMRFNEDDRLLSLNVVREGTYLLVATAGGYAKRTAIEEYTAQGRGGKGILTIQYDRRRGSLVGALVVDEDSELYAITSGGGVIRTAARQVRKAGRQTKGVRLMNLGEGDTLLAIARNAEEQDSTDEETALEPESGETSDET, encoded by the coding sequence ATGACTGACACGACCCTGCCCCCCGGCGACGAGGCCGGCGACCGCATCGAACCGGTCGACATCCAGCAGGAGATGCAGCGCAGCTACATCGATTACGCGATGAGTGTCATCGTCGGGCGCGCGCTTCCGGAGGTGCGTGACGGCCTCAAGCCCGTGCACCGCCGCGTGCTCTACGCGATGTTCGACTCCGGTTTCCGGCCCGACCGCGGCCACGCGAAATCGGCGCGCTCCGTCGCCGAGACGATGGGTAACTATCACCCGCACGGTGATTCGTCGATCTACGACACTCTGGTGCGCATGGCGCAGCCGTGGTCGCTGCGTTACCCGCTCGTCGACGGCCAGGGCAACTTCGGATCGCCCGGCAACGACCCTGCGGCCGCCATGCGTTACACCGAGGCTCGGCTGACGCCGCTGGCCATGGAGATGCTGCGCGAAATCGACGAGGAGACAGTCGATTTCATCCCCAACTACGACGGCCGGGTGCAAGAGCCCACCGTGCTGCCGAGCCGGTTCCCGAACCTGCTGGCCAACGGCTCGGGCGGCATCGCCGTCGGCATGGCCACCAACATCCCGCCGCACAACCTGCGCGAGCTGGCCGAAGCCGTTTACTGGTGCCTGGAGAACCACGAAGCCGACGAAGAGGCGACGCTGGCGGCTTGCTGCGAACGGGTCAAGGGTCCCGACTTCCCCACCCACGGCCTGATCGTCGGATCGTCGGGCATCAACGACGCGTACACGACCGGACGCGGCTCGATCCGGATGCGCGGAGTCGTTGAGATCGAAGAGGATTCACGCGGTCGCACCTCGATTGTGATCACCGAGTTGCCGTATCAGGTCAACCACGACAACTTCATCACCTCGATCGCCGAACAGGTCCGCGACGGCAAGCTCACGGGCATCTCCAACATCGAAGACCAGTCCAGTGACCGGGTCGGTCTGCGCATCGTCGTGGAGATCAAGCGCGATGCCGTGGCCAAGGTCGTGCTGAACAACCTCTACAAGCACACCCAGCTGCAGACCAGCTTCGGCGCCAACATGCTGTCCATCGTCGACGGCGTGCCCAGGACCCTGCGCCTGGACCAGATGATCCGCTACTACGTCAACCACCAACTCGATGTGATCGTGCGGCGCACCAGGTACCGGTTGCGCAAGGCCAATGAGCGGGCCCACATCCTGCGCGGTCTGGTCAAAGCCCTCGACGCTCTCGACGAGGTGATCGCCTTGATCCGGGCCTCGGAGAGCGCCGACGTCGCGCGGGTCGGCTTGATGGAGCTGCTCGACGTCGATGAAATCCAGGCCCAGGCCATCCTCGACATGCAGCTGCGTCGCCTGGCCGCCCTGGAGCGTCAGCGCATCGTCGACGATCTGGCCAAGATCGAGGCCGAGATCGCTGACCTGGAAGACATTCTGGCCAAGCCGGAGCGGCAGCGCGCCATCGTCCGTGACGAGCTCAAGGAGCTCGCCGACAAGCACGGCGATGACCGTCGCACCCGGATCGTCGCCAGCGACGGCGAGGTGTCCGACGAGGACCTGATCGCGCGCGAGGACGTCGTCGTCACGATCACCGAGACCGGGTACGCGAAGCGGACGAAGACCGATTTGTACCGCAGCCAGAAGCGCGGCGGCAAGGGCGTGCAGGGTGCCGGGCTCAAGCAGGACGACATCGTCAAGCACTTCTTCGTGTCCTCGACGCACGACTGGATCCTGTTCTTCACCACGCAGGGCCGGGTGTACCGGGCAAAGGCGTACGAGTTGCCGGAGGCGTCGCGTACCGCGCGCGGGCAGCACGTTGCGAACCTGCTGGCGTTCCAGCCGGAGGAGCGCATCGCGCAGGTCATCCAGATCAAGAGTTACGACGATGCGCCCTATCTGGTGTTGGCCACCCGCAACGGTCTGGTGAAGAAGTCGAAGCTCACCGACTTCGACTCCAACCGGTCGGGCGGGATCGTGGCGGTGAACCTGCGCGACGGCGACGAGTTGGTCGGCGCGGTGCTCTGCTCGGCCGAGGACGATCTGTTGCTGGTCAGTGCCAACGGACAGTCGATCCGCTTCTCGGCCACCGACGAGGCGCTGCGGCCGATGGGCCGGGCCACCTCGGGTGTGCAGGGCATGCGATTCAACGAGGATGACCGGCTGCTGTCGCTCAATGTGGTCCGGGAGGGGACGTATCTGCTGGTGGCGACTGCCGGTGGTTACGCCAAGCGCACCGCGATCGAGGAGTACACCGCTCAGGGCCGCGGCGGTAAAGGCATCCTGACCATTCAATACGACCGGCGGCGTGGCAGTCTGGTGGGCGCATTGGTGGTCGATGAAGACAGCGAGCTGTATGCCATCACCTCAGGTGGGGGTGTCATCCGCACCGCCGCCCGTCAGGTCCGCAAGGCCGGGCGCCAGACAAAGGGCGTTCGCTTGATGAACCTGGGTGAGGGCGACACACTGTTAGCCATCGCTCGCAATGCCGAGGAGCAGGACAGCACGGACGAAGAGACCGCGCTGGAGCCTGAATCCGGCGAAACATCCGACGAGACGTAA
- a CDS encoding DUF3566 domain-containing protein, which produces MSAPNEPGQPGPGEGPGNGNGSADRAGTRPGPGGGSGEAPPWQRGATRARQGGAPQRPAAEGQPRQAPPAGPPPNIEQRVNRFISGTAAPDLSGAGGPQQEQRPEPQPNRPEPRPEVRPEPRTEGARPESYGSELPDLSGSAPPKPVAQQRKPASEAPARPVGPTARIQAAAGRSRGPVRASMQIRHIDPWSALKVSLLLSVALFFVWMIAVAFLYLVLGGMGVWSKLNSNVGDLLTATSGGGGELVSSGTIFGGAALIGLVNIVLLTAMATVGAFIYNLSTDIVGGIEVTLADRD; this is translated from the coding sequence GTGAGCGCACCGAACGAGCCGGGCCAACCCGGACCGGGCGAGGGCCCGGGCAACGGGAACGGCTCGGCCGACCGGGCCGGTACCCGACCGGGTCCTGGCGGCGGGTCCGGCGAGGCCCCGCCGTGGCAGCGCGGCGCCACGCGTGCGCGGCAGGGTGGCGCACCTCAGCGACCGGCGGCGGAGGGACAGCCTCGGCAGGCGCCGCCGGCGGGTCCACCGCCGAATATCGAGCAGCGGGTGAACCGGTTCATCAGCGGCACGGCCGCCCCCGATCTGTCCGGCGCGGGCGGTCCGCAGCAGGAGCAGCGGCCCGAGCCGCAGCCCAACCGACCCGAGCCTCGTCCCGAAGTCAGGCCTGAGCCCCGCACCGAGGGCGCCCGCCCGGAGAGCTACGGCAGTGAGTTGCCGGACCTGTCGGGGTCAGCCCCGCCGAAGCCCGTTGCGCAGCAACGCAAACCGGCTTCGGAGGCGCCGGCGCGACCGGTCGGCCCGACCGCCCGAATTCAGGCCGCTGCGGGTCGCTCGCGCGGGCCGGTGCGGGCGAGCATGCAGATCCGCCACATCGACCCGTGGAGTGCGCTGAAGGTGTCGCTGCTGCTGTCGGTGGCGCTGTTCTTCGTGTGGATGATCGCCGTGGCGTTCCTGTATCTGGTGCTGGGCGGTATGGGCGTGTGGAGCAAGCTGAACAGCAACGTCGGTGACCTGTTGACAGCCACCAGCGGGGGCGGCGGTGAGCTGGTGTCCAGCGGGACGATCTTCGGCGGCGCGGCGCTGATCGGTCTGGTGAACATCGTGCTGCTGACGGCGATGGCCACTGTCGGAGCATTCATCTACAACCTCAGCACCGACATCGTCGGCGGTATCGAGGTCACACTGGCCGACCGCGACTAG